Proteins from a single region of Runella sp. SP2:
- a CDS encoding DUF3667 domain-containing protein encodes MNCKNCNAEINSKFCPDCGQPATLKRIDGKYIIHEIEHVLHFERGILYTIRELITNPGQNIRNYLSENRSRLVKPIIFIILTSLIYSLTISIFHIEDGYVKFEGAKAELSTHFKITKWIQSHYGYANLIMGVFIAFWTKLFFRKHKLNFFEILILLCFVMGIGMLIFAVFGIFQGLTQLNVMNIGGMVGVGYCTWAIGNFYGKTQIGNYVKAFFAYMLGMITFLFLTIALGIVIDIISKK; translated from the coding sequence ATGAACTGCAAAAACTGTAACGCCGAAATCAATTCAAAATTTTGTCCCGATTGTGGGCAACCAGCTACCCTTAAAAGAATTGACGGGAAATACATTATTCATGAAATTGAACACGTGCTACATTTTGAACGTGGAATACTATACACCATAAGAGAGCTGATTACAAACCCAGGACAGAACATACGAAATTACCTATCTGAAAATAGAAGCCGACTAGTAAAACCAATAATTTTCATAATTCTCACATCTCTAATCTATTCATTAACGATTAGTATTTTTCATATTGAAGACGGGTACGTAAAGTTTGAAGGGGCAAAAGCAGAATTATCTACACATTTTAAAATAACTAAGTGGATACAAAGCCATTATGGATACGCAAATTTAATTATGGGAGTTTTTATTGCTTTTTGGACAAAATTATTTTTTAGAAAACATAAATTAAATTTTTTTGAAATCTTGATATTATTGTGTTTTGTGATGGGAATTGGAATGTTAATTTTTGCAGTTTTTGGCATTTTTCAGGGTTTGACACAGCTAAACGTAATGAATATTGGTGGAATGGTTGGTGTAGGTTATTGTACTTGGGCAATAGGTAACTTTTACGGAAAAACACAAATTGGCAATTACGTAAAAGCGTTCTTTGCTTACATGCTGGGAATGATAACTTTTCTCTTTTTAACAATCGCATTAGGAATTGTAATAGACATAATCTCAAAAAAGTAA
- a CDS encoding gliding motility-associated C-terminal domain-containing protein, producing MKKITLLFLLFVGLWSQGNAQTMFNARLRVSKIDCNAKIAQVDVDVRAVSMNDNFNMGDANFRFSYDNRILKNPVLKKQYRFSSEAENGQEYGPQNLNGSTEGQNKGLVSLNLFYTGTGKSPQRLTTDWATIATIQFDIVNTTTASTSQLTWYTPQTFPKSGLSQVLTTTSGYDLKEVSAGQFSNGSLAALSEACPNVTTTTPPSNNNTVGGGTTTTTPTNPSTTDPTANVPDRVVTPTDEPDLVIPEGFSPNSDGINDKFVITNKRGIKLSLEVYNRYGGVVYSNADYRNDWQGKSTDTGKEVPDGTYFYIIKLADGQLYRKAFTIVR from the coding sequence ATGAAAAAAATAACCTTATTATTCCTTCTCTTCGTCGGGCTGTGGAGCCAAGGAAATGCCCAAACCATGTTCAATGCCCGCCTCAGAGTAAGTAAAATCGACTGTAACGCCAAAATTGCCCAAGTGGATGTTGATGTTCGCGCGGTGTCAATGAACGATAATTTTAACATGGGAGATGCCAACTTTCGTTTTAGCTACGATAACCGTATCCTCAAAAACCCCGTGTTAAAAAAACAATACCGATTTAGTAGCGAAGCGGAAAATGGCCAAGAATACGGCCCCCAAAACCTCAACGGTTCTACTGAAGGTCAAAACAAAGGCTTGGTTTCGTTGAATTTGTTTTACACAGGTACGGGAAAAAGCCCCCAACGCCTAACGACGGACTGGGCCACGATTGCGACGATTCAGTTTGATATTGTCAACACCACCACCGCTTCTACCTCGCAGTTGACGTGGTACACGCCCCAAACCTTTCCCAAATCAGGTTTGTCGCAAGTGTTGACGACAACCAGTGGCTATGACTTGAAGGAAGTAAGCGCAGGGCAGTTCTCCAACGGCTCGTTGGCAGCCCTGTCGGAAGCGTGTCCAAACGTGACAACGACCACGCCGCCAAGCAACAATAACACTGTTGGAGGAGGCACGACAACAACGACGCCTACCAACCCTTCAACAACCGATCCCACGGCCAACGTACCCGACCGTGTCGTGACGCCTACCGACGAGCCTGATTTGGTGATTCCCGAAGGCTTTTCACCCAACTCCGACGGCATCAACGACAAGTTTGTGATTACCAACAAACGTGGGATTAAGCTAAGTTTGGAGGTTTATAATCGTTACGGAGGAGTGGTATATAGCAACGCCGATTACCGCAACGATTGGCAAGGGAAAAGTACTGATACAGGCAAAGAAGTCCCCGATGGTACCTACTTTTACATCATTAAGTTGGCCGACGGGCAGCTGTACCGAAAGGCATTTACGATTGTAAGATAG
- a CDS encoding Ig-like domain-containing protein, which yields MKTKRIFIGWVMSIVWFLGISIGYAQLPTVDLTTHQPTAAPPAGATFEWHNGFPVSAANLMTNTQTAAAAPGVYYGVYNFGTCYSQASPIRVATNSCPTTTVDLRAFVDSTAKPFGTIVTFHSALPASNVNRLTASAVTTAGAGTFYVAFYDPVALCFSSASVIVVATTNCVINYPPVVVVPPIVTTPGVAKTVCGEINDPNIGDTHTVTVCGAASKGTTVQTVSNQTGKVCITYTPNVGQTGVDNVCLVVCDQGGLCDTVRVPITIVPEIPTSPTNQPPVVVVTPIITVQDSITTTCMPILDPNGLGTNSFTVCGAPKHGTANPITTVGGQLCITYTPSSGYFGRDSICVIVCDNGSPSLCDTVNIPITVYPRVQVPTIPQAPIVSLPPIVTKEGVPVSICGPISDPNGGDTHTVTQCNVPLKGSISGLSVNNSSHEVCLTYTPQAGQTGNDKVCLTICDQGNLCVTVEVPVTIIPSNFPPACLTVELKVLLEGPFNPSTSKMETTLNQRGLLPGQTPIGDFAVATPKGQPYNDVPWNYTGTEGHASGFIYPNTVVDWVLVSLRTDSVSVSNVWKGAGLLHDDGTITFIQPCYTINTTASALFVVVEHRNHLGVMSPTKVPIVAGKISFDFTQQDSYVTTDPPSFGQIKDATTNKWLMYAADGNKDDFFENFDINFNDSNRWKLESGIFDQYKKGDYNMDADVNFSDSVLWKKNNGRYSRTPH from the coding sequence ATGAAAACCAAGAGAATCTTTATAGGTTGGGTAATGAGCATTGTTTGGTTTTTGGGTATATCTATAGGATATGCCCAGCTGCCAACGGTGGATCTTACTACCCATCAGCCCACGGCGGCACCGCCAGCAGGGGCTACTTTTGAATGGCACAATGGCTTCCCTGTTTCAGCAGCCAACCTAATGACCAATACCCAGACGGCGGCAGCAGCTCCAGGGGTGTATTATGGCGTCTATAATTTTGGAACGTGTTACAGTCAAGCTTCGCCGATTCGTGTGGCTACAAATTCTTGCCCTACCACAACGGTTGATTTACGGGCATTTGTAGATTCGACGGCCAAGCCGTTTGGAACGATTGTTACCTTCCACAGCGCGCTTCCTGCTAGTAATGTCAATAGGTTGACAGCTAGTGCCGTAACTACTGCGGGGGCAGGTACTTTTTACGTAGCTTTTTATGACCCAGTAGCTTTGTGTTTTAGTAGTGCAAGTGTGATTGTGGTAGCGACTACCAATTGCGTGATAAACTACCCACCTGTTGTCGTCGTGCCACCCATTGTAACGACGCCAGGCGTAGCCAAGACTGTCTGCGGGGAAATCAACGACCCGAACATTGGAGACACACATACCGTAACTGTGTGTGGCGCAGCTAGCAAAGGGACGACGGTTCAGACGGTGAGCAATCAGACGGGAAAAGTCTGTATTACTTACACGCCTAATGTAGGTCAAACGGGAGTGGATAATGTATGTTTGGTTGTGTGTGATCAGGGCGGTTTGTGTGATACCGTCCGAGTTCCCATCACGATTGTGCCCGAGATACCGACTTCACCAACGAACCAGCCTCCTGTGGTGGTAGTGACGCCCATTATCACGGTACAGGACAGTATAACAACGACGTGTATGCCGATATTGGATCCGAATGGATTGGGGACCAATAGCTTCACCGTCTGCGGTGCACCCAAACACGGTACGGCGAATCCAATAACCACCGTCGGTGGACAGTTGTGCATCACTTATACCCCTTCATCGGGTTATTTTGGACGTGATTCTATTTGTGTGATTGTTTGCGACAATGGCAGTCCGTCCTTGTGTGACACGGTAAATATTCCAATTACGGTGTATCCACGGGTTCAGGTGCCTACTATTCCTCAAGCACCGATTGTGTCCTTACCGCCAATCGTGACGAAGGAAGGTGTACCCGTGTCGATATGTGGCCCGATTAGTGACCCCAACGGCGGCGACACCCACACAGTAACGCAATGTAATGTACCTTTGAAAGGCAGCATATCAGGTTTGTCGGTCAACAACAGTAGCCACGAGGTATGTTTGACATACACGCCTCAGGCAGGCCAAACGGGGAATGATAAGGTTTGTTTAACAATCTGCGACCAAGGTAATTTGTGCGTGACCGTAGAAGTTCCCGTGACGATTATTCCGTCAAACTTCCCACCAGCTTGTTTGACAGTGGAGTTGAAGGTGCTTCTTGAAGGCCCTTTTAACCCAAGTACAAGTAAGATGGAAACGACGCTCAACCAACGTGGATTGCTACCTGGCCAAACGCCAATCGGCGATTTTGCGGTGGCAACGCCAAAAGGGCAACCGTATAACGATGTGCCTTGGAACTATACAGGAACCGAAGGACACGCCAGTGGATTTATTTATCCAAATACAGTAGTTGACTGGGTGTTGGTGTCGTTACGGACTGATTCGGTGAGTGTAAGCAATGTTTGGAAAGGAGCGGGGCTGTTGCATGACGACGGTACGATTACCTTTATTCAACCATGTTATACAATAAACACGACAGCGTCGGCCTTGTTTGTGGTGGTCGAACACCGTAATCACCTCGGGGTAATGTCTCCCACAAAAGTGCCTATTGTAGCGGGTAAAATTTCTTTTGATTTTACACAACAAGATAGCTACGTGACAACCGACCCGCCGTCGTTTGGACAAATCAAAGACGCCACCACTAACAAGTGGCTGATGTATGCGGCTGATGGCAACAAAGATGATTTCTTTGAAAACTTTGACATCAACTTCAACGACTCAAACAGGTGGAAACTCGAAAGTGGTATTTTCGACCAGTACAAAAAAGGAGATTACAACATGGATGCCGATGTAAACTTCTCTGACAGTGTACTTTGGAAGAAAAACAACGGACGTTATTCTCGTACTCCTCACTAA